Sequence from the Taeniopygia guttata chromosome 18, bTaeGut7.mat, whole genome shotgun sequence genome:
ATGGGAGTGAGGAGGATGAGGACAGGGTGAGGGACGGGCAGCGGGGGTGAGTAGCCCAGCCCCGCTGCAGGAGCCGTGCAGCACCCGTGCAGCACCCGTGCAGCACCCGTGCAGCCCCGGGCACCCTTTCAGTGCCGGGTTCTGCCGTGACCCACGCAGGCAGCCCCGTGCCCGTGTCCCTCCCCACGCCTGACGCAGCCGCTCGCCCACTCCTGGCCCGGCGGGAGCCTTTAAGGGCGGACGGGTTCCTCCGCATTCACTCCGCGGGAgctgccccggccctgcccggcccggcccggcccggccccgctccgccttTGCGCAACGCGCCCGCCTCGGCCGCGGCCGCTCCGGCTGTCCCCGCGTGTCCCGGAGCTCTCCCGGgccagccccgggctggggacagccctgcatGGAGGGGCCGCTGTCCTGGGGCCCCACAGgtaaggggattttggggtgagggagggagcagcggtccctgatccctcccgaGGCAGGAGCCGGACCCgctccctgcctggggagggctCCTGGTGCCCGGGGCAGCGGTgacagccctgcaggaggagggcagCACCTCAGAGGgtgcccgtggcacagtgagAAAAGGGgtgcaggctgggcagggtgtGGAAACGCCACCAGGTCTGGAAAAACCTGCAGCTTCCTGCGGGTCTGGCTCCTGAGCTGGTGTGGAATGGCACAGTCTCAGCCTGGAATTCTGTACCAGGAAtggcacagcctgagcctggaatggcacagcctgagcctgGAATGGCACAGCCTGAGCACGGAATTTCTGTACCAGGAAtggcacagcctgagcctgGAATGGCACAGCCTGAGCACGGAATTTCTGTACCAGGAAtggcacagcctgagcctgGAATGGCACAGCCTGAACCTGGAATTTCTGTAGCAGGAAtggcacagcctgagcctgGAATGGCACAGTTTGTGCCTGGAATGGCACAGCCTGAACCTGGAATTTCTGTACCAGGAATGGCACAGTCTGAGCCTGGAATTTCTGTACCAGGAAtggcacagcctgagcctgGAATGGCACAGCCTGAACCTGGAATTTCTGTAGCAGGAAtggcacagcctgagcctggaatggcacagcctgagcctggaatggcacagcctgagcctgGAATTTCTGTACCAGGAAtggcacagcctgagcctggaatggcacagcctgagcctgGAATTTCTGTACCAGGAATGGCACAGTTTGTGTCTGGAAtggcacagcctgagcctgGAATTTCTGTACCAGGAATCCCACAGGCACGGCTCTGTCCAGGGGCTCAGCCCCCTGCCCCGTGCTCTGGCAGCCAGGGATTTGTaccctgcagggctctggagcTGAGACCCTCCCAGcacccctgcccagggcagcacggggaggctgagagcagccaggccATGCCAGGCACCCATGCCAGGCTGAGAGGGTGAAGGGCAGTGCCGAGAGAGCAGCGAGGAGGAGACAGACGGTGCCTGATTAACCCTTCGtgcctctcccagcacagcGGCGATGTCCGAGCCCTGCCCTGGCAAGGACGCTGCCCCGGCCGAGTGCCCCGTGTGCTACGAGAAGTTCCAGCCCCTGGAGGCCACTCACCGGCGGCTCAGCTGCGGCCACAGCTTCTGCCACGACTGCCTGGTGAAGTGCCTGCTGGCGGCCAAGCTGGACGGGCACGTCCAGAGCAGCATCGTGTGCCCCGTGTGCCGCTTCGTCACCTTCCTCAGCGAGAAGAAGGCTCCGTGGCCACCCAAGGGTGCACTGGAGATGCCCCTGTCGCCATCCTCTCTGTGCCAGCTGGCCAAGAGCGAGGCCAGCAATGTGCTGGTGGTGCCCAGCCACTTCGTGATGCCGCTGCAGAGCCCGGAGCGGTGCCCGGCGGGGCTGCTGGCACGGGATGCCCACATCTTCATCATCAGCGAGCGCGGGGTGCcgctgctggctgggaggggcGGCGAGGACGTGGCTGTGCCCGGTTCGGTGGTGCCCGGTTCAGCGGTGCCCAGCCCGGCAGTGCCCGGTTCGGTGGTGCCCAGTTCAGAGGTGCCCGGTTCAGCGctggcactgcagtgctgccagTCCCCCATGGGCCTGGCCGTGATGCTCGTCCTGACCGTGGCCCTGCTGGCGGccgtgctgccctggctgctgctggtcaGGAGGGAGCTGTAGCCCCGCGGGGACCCCGCGggggtgtcactgctgctggcacccagctgggctggagcgGCTCTCCGAGGGCTCCTGGAGAAAGCCCAGATCAGCTCCGGGTGGAGCTCTCTCATCCAGCCGGGGACTGAGCGGGCTCTCAGaccttcctgcagctctccagctgctcAAAGCGTCGCTGGTGGCATTTTCTGTCCCTCCTGGTTAAGATggggacagccacagcctgcTGGTGGCTTCCTGCGGGGTGTCTGTGGAGGGATCCTGCCGCACCCTGGGACAGCACCTGCAGGGccgtgctgctcctgcccagctaTGGGGGTCCAGGCTTCCAGGCTGGGGGGCTCTGGAGGTCCCAGGGCATCATGGAGATGCatccagcccagagcagaaacTCACAGCTTCCATCCCAGGGTGGACAAAGCAGAGCCTGCAGCTGCCGGGCACGAGGGCAGAGGATGGAGAGAGTGATTCTGGCCCTGCCGAGCTCACCCTCCCCTGTGCCAGCCTCCCTGCAGTGCCATGGGCTGGAAGGGGAGCCCAGCTCACCCCACAGGCAGCCCCAGCCGTGCCCTGCCTCACTGAGTGCCCCATGGTCGTGGCCACCCTCCTGTTGTCACAGCgtccctcctgccccaagggacagggctgggggcaaacCCAACTTCTGGCCATCAGGGGGGCAGATTTGGGATCCCACCCTGCTGTCCTTGCAGGAGCCCTGTGGCAGAGTGGCACTTCCTTGTCCCCGTATCCCACTCCTCATGGCCAGGGGCTCATTTCACCTGTGCCAAACAGGCTGGGCACCCCACGGTGAGCAGGGCATCCCCCACTGTCACCCCAGGGTGAGCAGGACGTCCCTCACTGTCACCCCAACATGAGCAGaatgtccctgtcaccccagggTGAGCAGGAcatccctgcctgtcccccaTGGGAGGTGGCAGTGGGGCACAGGGCCGGCCCAGGGTTCCCATGCTCCCGAGGGAGGCACAAACAgggccagcagtgccaccaAGGTGGCTTTGGGACCGGACAGGGCTTTTCAGGGCACCAAATCAGggcagtgtggggctggggagggggagcagTGTGGGGCAGGGGAGCTGGTGGTGTCCCCTGCCATCCCTGGGGtcacagctggggacactgccctgctgccctgctgccccctgTGATGTTCCTGcgctcccccagccctgtgccagtgtcCCCACCCAAAGCTGGGGTGCCGTGACCCCGGCCCCCTGTGAGAAGCGCCTGAGACACCGCACTGGAATGGAAACCCTGTTTCATAAGAAATGGTGACCTGGCCATGACGTGGGCCTGCCCTATTTAACAATAAACCCTATTATTATGATCTGTCTGGGCAGTCTGCagggtgccagggcagcagcccctctgtgggagggggcacagggcGGCTGCAGCCCTGGAGGTATTTGGGAGGGCAGCGGGCACTGGCAGAGCTGcggtggcagcactgggagggactgggggtgtctggtgctgtgccagggccgggcacggggcagggggacagccaGGGAGGCCAGGGGGGTGTTTCCCAGGggtggcactgctcagccagggatggcagggctggcaggggtcACCCGAGGCCGTGACCAGCGGTGTGCATGGCCAGGTGACCCAAGAACCCATTAGGGCGAGAATTGCCTGTCGATTATTGCCAATTATTGCCTCATGGAGTGCGGGGAGGCCGCCAACAGCTCTCCCGCAGCTGGGCAAGGCCGGGCTGTGCACAGATCCCGGCTAATGGCCCCGCAGGAGAGAGCCCCCCCTGCTCCCTgcgctggggctggcacagccccctgtccctgccaccccctgccctccctctgcCTAGAGCTGGGCCCtgtgcagcctgtgctgtgctccagctgtgccagctgtgccctgctcagcccgtgctgtgccccagctgtgccctgctcagcccgtgctgtgccccagctgtgccagctgtgccagctgtgccctgctccccCTGGGCTGatctcagctgggctgtggctgctccatccccatcccggcAGGTGCCAGCGTGTGCCAGTGCCCgatggagcagccctgcccagcccagctctgctctctgcagggtggcagcagctccgAGCCCCAGCAGAGGCCGCCTCGGGCCTGGTtagtggcagggggtggcagtgccatgGCACGGGGGTGGCAGTGGTGGGAATTGGGCGGCCCAGGAGTgctggctgggcaggcagggctgcagctccattAGGGAGCGGCTCAGAGAGCCCCGGCTCCATCAGCCAGAGCTGAGCATCAATAATTGAGCAGCAGGATCCAGCCCGAGAGCCGCGGCTGGGTTGGGattggggctgggctgggaactGGTGCTGGGAattggggctgggctgggattggggctgggaactggggctgggctgggctgggattggggctgggttgggaactggggctgggattggggctgggctgggattggggCTGGGAACTGGGGCTGGACTGGGCTGGgactgagctggggctgggaattggggctgggctgggctgggctgggattgggactgggactgggactgggattggggctgggctgggattggggctgggactgggactgggattggggctgggctgggctgggctgggattgggactgggactgggactgggattggggctgggctgggattggggctgggaactggggctgggaactggggctgggctgggattggggctgggaactggggctgggattggggctgggactgggctgggaattggggctgggaactggggctgggaactggggctggaattggggctggaaactggggctgggattggggctgggctgggactgAGCTGGGAttcgggctgggctgggctgggattggggctgggaattggggctggactgggctgggctggaattggggctgggattggggctgggctgggctggcctggaattggggctgggaattggagctgggctgggaattagggctggggctgggaattggggctgggactgagctgggactgggctgggctggactgggtTGATCTGGGGCACAGTTGGGGCTGAGACTGGGACTGGGGCTGGGTTGGGCCAGGCCAGCGTGGGACACGGACAGGGGGTGACACCGACCTGGCTGTCCCTACCCCTGGGGCTCTCTAGCCAAGATCCTCTTGGCTCCATCTCCAGCATGTGGCAGATTCCCTTCTCCACTGCCCACCCTTCTCCACTGCCCACCCTTCTCCACTGCCCACCCTTCTCCACTGCCCACCCTTCTCCACTGCCCACCCTTCTCCACTGTCCACCCTTTCCCATTGTCCATCCTTTCCCACTGCCCACCCTTCTCCACTGCCCACCCACTCCATTGTCCATCCTTCCCACTGCCCACCCtttccccctgcccactccatGGCCCTGGGCGGGTTCCTCTCCTGGACCTTGCAGAGCAGGGCGGTTTCTGTGCCCACAGGCTTGGCAGTGCCTGAGGGGCTcagctgctgtccccactgtgaCCCCAGTGCCCACGGCAGGGGTGGGCATCCCAAAATGAGGGATCACGGGGacaggagcggggctggagcTGTCCCCTAGTGAGGGGCTGATTtctgtggctgctggcaggggacaAAGCTGAGGTGCAGAGGAGGGTGGGGGCCAGCCCGGGTCACTGCAGCACCCTGGGTCACTCCAGCACCCCGGCTCACTCCCCACTCAGCTGCCTGGGCAGGATTTACACTTCCCTGTGTCATCCTTACACATCCTTTTGTCAAAAATTCAGTGATCTACCATGAAAAAACCCTCTGGAATGTCACCAGAGGTGTCTGCACTCTTCTTCCAGTAACAGCTGGCAGAGAGcagcaaatgcattttctgGGAAGAGCTTCTTTTGAGCAGGTTTTGCCTTAACTCAGGTCCCATTTTGCAGCAGGAAATGGAGCTGGCAAAGCCATTTTCCCCATCTCCAGAGTGATTTATCTGCTGGCTGATGGCAGATCTCccctgtggcagagctgtgcctgacCAGGAGCGCTGCAGGGCACCGGTGCCCTGTGCACATCCAGGCCCTGGCCCAGGAGCCCTggccagcccctcctgccaggctggagcccagcagggtcTGGAATCCCCCGTGGGGTGCCCGAGGGCACTCAGGGCttcagagaggagctgggaaatATTCCTGGCGGGCAGGAAAGCCTGGGGTCACTTCACTCAACTCTAAGGTGTGGAGACTCATAGGAAACCCTCCTTGGATGCCTCAGGGCTTGGAgctggcagcccctggcacaTCCCAGGGTTTAGGTGGCTGCTGTGGCTCCTCAGGGGTCCCTGTGGAGCATCTCCTTGGGGACAGctggtggctgtggctgctggggtgAGGTGCCACCTCCAGCCGATGCAAGGGCAGGTCCCGAGGTGTTCCTTGCCCCTGGAATGCCCAGCCTCCGCTGTGGTGGCCCCGAGTGACCGCACTGAGCCGCGGTGGCcctggtggggacaggagctggagctggcc
This genomic interval carries:
- the RNF222 gene encoding RING finger protein 222; translation: MSEPCPGKDAAPAECPVCYEKFQPLEATHRRLSCGHSFCHDCLVKCLLAAKLDGHVQSSIVCPVCRFVTFLSEKKAPWPPKGALEMPLSPSSLCQLAKSEASNVLVVPSHFVMPLQSPERCPAGLLARDAHIFIISERGVPLLAGRGGEDVAVPGSVVPGSAVPSPAVPGSVVPSSEVPGSALALQCCQSPMGLAVMLVLTVALLAAVLPWLLLVRREL